The Gemmatimonadota bacterium nucleotide sequence GACCGAAGTGCGCCGCCTGGGTATCACCTACCTGCAGTGGCGCCTGATCGACGGGCCGGCCTTCATGATCGCCATGACCGCCGCCAGTTTCTTCCGCGGGATCGGGGACACGAAGACGCCGATGAAGATCGGCATCACCATAAACATCATCAACGTCATCCTGAACTATGGGTTGATCTACGGAAACTTCGGCCTTCCCCGGCTGGAAGCGCAGGGCTCGGCCATCGGTTCCGCGCTGGCCGGTATCCTGGGCGGCGGTATCTACCTGGTACTGTTTCTTTCGAAACGTCTGCGCCCTTACGCCAATCGCACAGTCGTGAAGCCCAGGTGGCTCGACTTCGTGCGCCTCTTCAGGGTCGGCGCGCCGATCGGTCTGCAGCGATTCCTCGACATCGGCAGCTTCGTCATCTTCGCGGCCATCATAGGCCGGCTCGGCAACGCCCAGCTTGCCGCCAACCAGATCGCCATCCAGTTGATGTCCATCTCCTACATGATCGGCCTGGGCATCGGTATGGCCGCTTCCACCCTGGTGGGCCAGTACATAGGTGCGAAACGGATCGATCTGGCGGAACGCAGCGCCTACAGCGCGCTCAAGCTGGCGATGGGCATCATGGTTTTTGTCGGACTGGTATTCCTGTTGTTTCCCGAGCCGCTCGTGGCACTGTTCAACGACGATCCCGCCGTAATCCGGTTCGGCAGGCAGGGGTTGCTGTACGCCGCGCTTTTCCAGGCCTTCGACGCCCTGGCGGTCATCTTCATCGGCGCCCTGCGCGGGGCCGGCGACACCCGTTGGTCCGCCGTGGCCGCCTTCATCGGCGCGTGGATCATCTTTTTACCGCTGACTTACTTGCTCGCCTTCACGCTGGGCCTGGATTTCTGGGGCGCGTGGCTGAGCGCGACCATCTACATCTGCCTCCTCGGCATCGCCTGCGTCTACCGGTTCCGCCAGGGGGCCTGGAAGAAGATGATCATTTAGCAGCGCGTCTCTCAACAAGCGCGCGTTTTTCAACAAGGGAATGGAGTATTCAGTGTCTAATAAGAAGAGATGTCTGATGATCGGCGCCGGCGGTATGGCAGGCGCCTGGATCCGTCGTTTCTATCCCCGGTTCCATGACCGCCACGAGATCGTGGCCCTGGTGGACATTAACGCGGAGATACTTCATGACGTGGGAGACTTTCTCGGTCTGCCGCGCGGCCGCAGGTATACGGACATGGAGACCGCTTTCGGGGAGGTGGACGCGCACTACTGCACGATCGTCATTCCTCCCGCCGCGCACCGGGACGCCGTAATGCTCGCGGTGGAGAGAAAGCTGGACATCCTGAGTGAAAAACCGATTGCCGACACGTGGCCCGCGTGCGTAGATATATACAGGGCGGTCACGAAGGCCGGCCTGAAGATGCACGTGATACAGAACTACCGTTATTCCAGCCGCATGCTGACCGTGCGGCAGGTTTTGCGGGACGGTGAACTGGGAAGAATAAACTACATACAGGGCCGTTTCGCCGCGGACTACCGGGAGTACGGCGCCTGGGGCGCCTTCCGCCATGAAATACCGCACACCCTGCTCGTGGAAGGCGCCGTGCATCACTTTGACATGATGCGGAATCTGTCGGGCGGAGACTGCAGGACGATCGCCGGGTGGGAATGGAACCGGCCCTGGAGCAGTTTCCAGGGAGATTGCTGCGCCATGTACGTGATGGATATGACCAACGGGGTGAAGGCGGCCTACGAGGGCTCGTGCCTGGGCGCCGCCGAACAGAACAGCTGGCACGGGGAGTACTACCGGGCCGAATGTGAAGAAGGGGCCGTCGCCATAGGCAGCGACGGGGTCACGCGCACGTACAGGCACGCGCCCGGTAAGGGCATGCGCATCGACGACGTAAGCCCGGTCGTTCCCGAATATGACGGACATCAGTGGCAGATCAACGAGTTTCTGGAATGGCTCGATGGGGCGGACGCGCCCGATACCTGCCTGGAACATAACATCCGGAGCGTGGCCATGGTCTTCGCCGCGATCGAGGCATCGAAGACGGGAAAGTCGGTCGACGTGGAGAAAATGGTTGAACCGGTCGTAAACGCCGCTTGAGGGAAGGGGTACGTTCAACACCGCCTATGCAGAATCACAAAACTTCTTTCATCGACGCCTTTTTAAGACTGGAATCGGCGAGCGGCATCCTGCTGATGCTCGCGACCGCCCTGGCCATGGTGTTCGCGAACTCCTTCCTGGAACCGTTCTACCATCGCTTGCTGGAAACAACGATTCAGATTCACATCGGCGCGCTGGATATCAACAAGCCGCTGCTGCTCTGGATCAACGACGGCCTGATGACTATCTTCTTCTTCCTCGTGGGCCTGGAACTGAAGCGCGAATTCCTCGAGGGAGAGCTTTCGAACCGGCGTAATATCATCCTGCCCGGCGTGGGCGCCGTCGGCGGCATGGTGATCCCCGCGTTCATCTATTTCCTCTTCAACAGCGGCAATCCCGACGCGTTGCGGGGCTGGGCCGTTCCGGTGGCGACGGACATCGCCTTCACCCTGGGCGTGATGGCCCTGCTGGGCTCCCGGGTGCCCATTTCGATCAAGGTCTTCCTCACCTCCCTGGCCATACTGGACGACATCGGGGCCATCGTGATCATCGCGGTGTTCTACACGGCGGAAATATCGATGACGGCCCTGCTGGTGGCCGCGGGCTGCGTAC carries:
- a CDS encoding Gfo/Idh/MocA family oxidoreductase, yielding MSNKKRCLMIGAGGMAGAWIRRFYPRFHDRHEIVALVDINAEILHDVGDFLGLPRGRRYTDMETAFGEVDAHYCTIVIPPAAHRDAVMLAVERKLDILSEKPIADTWPACVDIYRAVTKAGLKMHVIQNYRYSSRMLTVRQVLRDGELGRINYIQGRFAADYREYGAWGAFRHEIPHTLLVEGAVHHFDMMRNLSGGDCRTIAGWEWNRPWSSFQGDCCAMYVMDMTNGVKAAYEGSCLGAAEQNSWHGEYYRAECEEGAVAIGSDGVTRTYRHAPGKGMRIDDVSPVVPEYDGHQWQINEFLEWLDGADAPDTCLEHNIRSVAMVFAAIEASKTGKSVDVEKMVEPVVNAA
- a CDS encoding Na+/H+ antiporter NhaA, which gives rise to MQNHKTSFIDAFLRLESASGILLMLATALAMVFANSFLEPFYHRLLETTIQIHIGALDINKPLLLWINDGLMTIFFFLVGLELKREFLEGELSNRRNIILPGVGAVGGMVIPAFIYFLFNSGNPDALRGWAVPVATDIAFTLGVMALLGSRVPISIKVFLTSLAILDDIGAIVIIAVFYTAEISMTALLVAAGCV
- a CDS encoding MATE family efflux transporter produces the protein MSVSETSKQKVQDPEPIIHASSGSINRVWLLAYPIILANMSETLLGVVDTYMVGQLGVAEIGAVGLGSMLAWLFYLPVLGLAMGLNTFVAQSYGAGNRKDCGYMTWQGLYLALASGGLILLVIPFVPILFDLAGPSTEVRRLGITYLQWRLIDGPAFMIAMTAASFFRGIGDTKTPMKIGITINIINVILNYGLIYGNFGLPRLEAQGSAIGSALAGILGGGIYLVLFLSKRLRPYANRTVVKPRWLDFVRLFRVGAPIGLQRFLDIGSFVIFAAIIGRLGNAQLAANQIAIQLMSISYMIGLGIGMAASTLVGQYIGAKRIDLAERSAYSALKLAMGIMVFVGLVFLLFPEPLVALFNDDPAVIRFGRQGLLYAALFQAFDALAVIFIGALRGAGDTRWSAVAAFIGAWIIFLPLTYLLAFTLGLDFWGAWLSATIYICLLGIACVYRFRQGAWKKMII